The Astyanax mexicanus isolate ESR-SI-001 chromosome 6, AstMex3_surface, whole genome shotgun sequence region ACACAAACAATAGTGTGCCCAGCCAATACAACTATTAGTCATGAAAAGTCTTTCTCATGGTCTGAAGGCACACTGTAAAACAAAATGCTTTATATCCTATTATTTGCAGTGCTGTAGTgagtttttcatgcatctggaaatatttaaaatttatcAGGGAAAATACCCTGACTCCAGAAACCTTTAAAAAGCACAATTAAAATTCCTGAAGTTGAATTCCATCAAAAATATTTCCAGGTTGCACAATGCCAAGCCCATAGCTATTAAGAGCTATTCAGTTTTGGTATGTGCAGAAAACGAATGCACCTTCTTATTATGGAGGTGAAGCTTTTTCTCTAGGCCACTTAAGTCAAAAAACTAGTAGCACAGTATTTTGGCATCGCCACCAGGTCTAAAATCAAAACCTTTCATCTCTGGCCCTGTTGGAAACTGCTTTTAAGAGAGGAGGCAGGGCTTGCAGTGCAATTACCAACATATTTCCATTCGGCCAGGAGAAAAACAGCTCTTGTCACAGGTTATTTTTGTAGATTACTTTACAGACTACACGCAAGTCAGCCACTCAAAAAGAGAGATTAAATGTTTCTCATCTACGGTCTGCTCAAAATTGAGGCCATTCACAGCAAACAAGGCTGCATCTGCATAAGGAGCAGTCATTTATGTACAAGCCAGGAATGCTTAGATATCATCCCGTAAGGCTATTCTCCCTTTGTTTTTCGAAACCTTACAGAGTGAAAGAGACATCAGCACACCAAAAAGAAAGAGAATACAGAAGTTTAATCCTAAATTGCACATAACTTCCTAAGTAGTATATTATTCATGCTACAAATTCTTAATCTAAACAGAGCAGAACAGAACAGCATTTACTCTAATTCATATAACAGAATCTGAAATATAGTGTTGTTTATGTGTAGTCATTGTACGATTTAGATTACTATATTGGGAGTACTATATGGGGACTTTTTGATTTGTTTTCAAAAGAATCCGTTTTCCAAAATTTTCACCTTAAAGAGGATTTCAAAAAGCTGTGATCAGTGTCCAAAAATGTCTATTTCCATGAGGCATAAAACTCCATTGATAAAATATCCAGATACCTTTGGAAGCAGCCTAAGTTTGATAAATGGTAGAAAACAGCTTACTGGCAGCTTTAAATGTATGAATTATGCATGCAACATTAAGgtttcttaaaaatgtttgtctCTACAGCAAAACAAAGAGTCCACATTAAGCGCCAAGAAGAGTTTCTCACGCCCAGCCTGTCCTGCAAAACGACGTCTGCCCTCGCGCTGGGCTAACCGCTCTTCCTCCACCTCATCTAcatcctctccctctccctcaccAACAGCACAGCCCACAATCTCCACACCACTGCAAATGTTCACCTACTCCGCCtatcacacagagacagtcatcaTGTGAGaacgtataaataaaaaaatatacgaCTGATCAGTGTTACAAACAGGCTAACGGAGTACAATGCCTTCCTAGCTGAATGTTGCCTCATCTCTTCCTGAATACCTTTGTACATACCAACAATGACTGTTAATCCAGCTCATTTATCAAGTTACGTCCTGTCCTATTGTTGCTTTGTATTATTTACAATTTTGTATAGTCTGCATATCAAGCATATCTCTATCTGTTCCCATCTTGAGTCATGAAAAGCAGCTGCCCCTTTTCCATGATTCATACCAAAGGCTGTGTTCAGAAACCAATGATCAGATTTCCATTCTTTGTACCTAAAACTGCCGTGATATTTTTCCTTACGTTTTTAGATGCCTCCTTAACTTGAGgcctagtttgtttgtttttttaatcataccTTAAAACTGTAGTGTTGACAACTGCAATGAAATCATTTGTTATATTTCCTGACTCTTATAAAAATGACTTGTATTTAAAAGACTAGAATTATAAACTCACTTACCTGTTTAAACTGAGGTGAGACATATCATTAAAGTAAAGCCTACAGCCTCTGTTTCCTAGTAATAATGATCTTGAATGCGATGGCTTTTATCAGGTCGACACAAATAAAGTAAGTACAACACCTCATTTTCCTTCTCCTCATTGTTGAATGCGTTGCCTTTTTAGTGTCCAGTCAAATGCATTTTCTGCCCACAACAATTATTGTTCATTGGACAGAGACATCATATACCGATCAAACATTTTAGCTGTTACCTTGAGTGGGTGGGGGTTgtttctcagtactgcagtggcACTggaatggtggtggtgtgttagtgtggtgTGCTGTACGAGTTGAGATTCTCCTACTGAGCTGCACCACCTTGTAGATGCAAAGTCAGACAACTTGCTGCACAGTCTGTATACCTCATCCTCTATTCTGTTGTCTCACAGTACTATGTTGGTGGACTGTTTTctgtccagcagcactgctgcatctgactGCCATGTCTGtgacactgcagtgctgagaatgattcACCACCCAAacaatatctgctctgtggtggtcatgTAGTGTCCAAATTATTAATGAACAGGGTAAATAGAGGACaaaaaattatgcaaagaaacagaaggAATACAGGCTGTAATTATAGCTCTACAGAATGTCATGCGAAGTCGAAAAAGTAACAATGGGCGTAGAAACAAGAATGTGGTCCTAATGCTACGATTGATTGGTATATATCAATAACATTCTGCCAAGCAACATCCTGTTCCTTTGATATTATGATAGCTACGTAGTTTGTTGACAGCCCCATTTCAATCCAATCACCTGAAATGGGTTCTGATTTCAGTATCTAGGACACAAGTTTGGACTGTGACCAACTTTAGtagtctgtcagtctgtctgggGATATTTTAACAGCCAGAAGTCAATAAGGTCTACCAAGTACAAGCACGGAGACACCTAACCCTAGCTGTAAAGTGGTACCCTTTGACTAAAATAGCAGGTGCGACAATGTTTTGGTGCCAGAAACCCTACCCAATGCTGATATAAATACTACGTCCCTTTCTTGAAGTGGAGTCATGCACAATTTCCTATTTTCCAATTGAGGTATCTGTGTAGGATCTGTGTTACCTTTTAATGTGGTTATGAGATTTGCTGCACAATAATCGCTTCATGACAAAAACAGAGCAACATCATAAGTTTGATGCAGTAGCCTTTACATATTAGAAACAATTGTTCTTTCCCTcattgtgcacttttaaaataaatctaGAAATGTACCTAAAACATTTAATCACAGCTGTGGCATCCTGTTAGCTAAGCTTAGAATAAAGGCTGTTCCCATGTGTTTCACCCCATCTTTCTCCACCACCACTCGTCAACCATTCAGTCCCTCCTCCCCCAGATCTTTCCCACCAGGAAGCAGAAGGCCATGTAAATAGAAGTCCCAGAGCTGGGGCATCTGTCATGCTGTCACTCACTAGACCTGAAATAGGCATTTTACTGCCACCTTAACTGTCCTTCTCTCTAAGGGTGTGGTTAGATTTTGCATGCAACAAATATCCAAGACTGTGAGGTCAGAAATTCAATCTCACGAAAATCAGAACAGATCTGATTTGATTATTGAAAGACAGAGAACCTCAAAGCACCAAACAAACAACTTTTAAATGCAGTTATCAGTCTATTTATAGTGTCATGTGAACAGCACACTCTAATTTTTTAGATCGGAGTAAAGTATAGAAATCCGATTAAGAAATTATATAAAGAGAGATGAATTTTATCTCAGTAAAGCATATTTCTCAGTATTTGTATAGTCTTAAAGTATTCTAAGATTTTTTAGTCTGTGCATGCAAAAACAGAGTTTAACACAGCACCCGCAACAAGAAAACAAACCACTTTCAGAGCAACACTAAAATTGAAGGATTAAAAAAGGTATGTTCATAGTATGCCTCagtgtattaaaaatgttaggaagTTGGGGTTTTCCATGATATTTACATCACATCTGATTCTGGATGGTTACTGGATggttgcaaaacaaaaaaaaatgattaccTACTTGTGTAGACTGAgatttcccattatctgattacccaagctCATTCAAAGGTCTTAATTAGATTACCTACAAGGGCCAATATTCTGCAGTACTCATAGTATGAAATGCATTCACTGTGACATGGATTCCTTAAGATACTGAAAACATTCTTTGTAGGTTCTGGTACATGTTACCATGATTGATACAAGCACTTTTTATACTGTGATTCTCCCTTTTTCAAAAAATCTCAACGATATTCAACGATATAttggatgcacatggtcagcaacaacaCTCAAATAGAGTGGTATATTTAAGTAATGATTGATTGGTATTAACTGGCCAGAAGTGTGTCAGGAGAACGTTCACCACAATTAGACCACCTCTTGACACAAGGCCGGTTGGGTTCATAAATTCAAGCTATTGGCACCAAATTCTGACTCTACCATGAGTCAAATTCATCAGACTaggttatatattattttttattttttatctcaaGCTACTTCTTATATAGTATTATTGTTTTTAGCAGTCTGCAATCAAAGCTTATGCTTGGAATGCATTATGCAAATAGTACTTGATATACAGTACTAGATTTACACTAAGTGTAAATACCGGCAGAATAAGACAATACCCAaaagtcgtttttattgcagtatattgatattgttgcgattcattgctctcatcactgacctcgcgcGTAAatccggtgttgtgccgaattcagcacccctgtcAGGACaagcaccctctcttgggagTGTGCACCCACATCTTCTTGGCTTTGACTTTActtagaaaattaaaatacccaagatgctgttctaagctacactgtctcgtaaaaaacaataaaaaagaaacatattattTTTGGGAGGGACAACTCCACATATGTCTGATATCCCCCCGGTTTCTACGCCAATGAGTGTACCTAACAACATAATTGTTGTCAATAGTGTGATGTTACACTGAGAGTTATTAATAGAATGCTGTTATTTACATTTAGTGCAAATAGCATCTgccttattttttgtattttataaaatatataggcCTGTAAAATAGTTACATTATCTATtcactgtacaatatatggaatTGTATTATATCGattgtattattatcattatattagaggcataatattttgttaaaataataaataataatattgtttattgcaataatgtcTGGGACAAGATATTGTCACAAAaatagttatcgtgacaggcctagataTAGACCAGAAGAGAACATAAGGATAAGTCTGGGGAATGTAAGTCTAGAACAGGTATTCTAGCTCTTTTGTTATTATAAGTGTTCTAGTAAGCTCTAGCTAATCTTTTAAAGTCATAAAGCCATAAACGCTGGTCCTGAAGGCCCACTGTCCTGCACTTTTAGTGTTTTCTGTTCTCTGCTTCCAACCTAATATAACTAAGCCAATTTTTAACCTCTATGGCATGAATTGAAGAAAATATTtttggggagaaaaaataaattcACTGCATTTTTTGTGAACTTGGAAGCCCCTGTCGATATATTAAACTTTTGAATCAGATGTGGAAGGGAAGGGTAGGGAAGAATTAAAAAATGAGGGGAAGGGAGTCTCCTGGATTAAATATGAGATTCACTATTTTATCAGGATTGCTTCAACAAAGGAGGTCTACATGCATAATGTTTATAAAACTATTTAACTAAATATACAAGaagaatatatgtttttaatattgcTATTCATGACTTGCATGCCTCATTGTGTTGTGTGGAGACATGGCCTCTTACATtagatttatttttaagaaaaaaatatttaaaaaattagagTATGGTATAAAATAgtgtaataaacaaaaataatggtAATTGCCTTGGGGCAACACCATGCCATCGAGTAGAATGGGTgtgttaaagaaataaaaacattaaaatatgccTTAAGGACCGTTACTGAGAATCACTGGCATCCAGGACGTTTATATATTTCTACAGTGTAATTCAgtccttttgtgtgttttggcttTCAGTTCACTGTAGAGCAGCACATGAACAAGGACAGACCTGTAGAAAAATGCCCTTTAGAAGCAGGCCTGACTGCCTGCCCTTTGAAACCCAAAGTCGCAACCTGTAGTTAGAGCTGGTGTTTGGTGCCATCTAGTGACCTAAGTGACGcgcgatttttattttatttcattattttttaattgtttaaacgCATCAATGTCTCTATTATTAAATTTTAATGATGAGAAGTGCAGTCAGGGACGTGTTATTATTTCTGACTGAAGGGCTGCAGGAGATGTAGGCTTTAGTTTATCACACAGTGATTTCTGACTCTGCTGACAGAGGAACTGAAGTTCAGCACTGCAGTTTCCGGAGGACTGATGAAGAGGCGACACTGAGCGGGTCCTGCAGGTCAGTAGTAGTTTGTGTAGTTTCTGTACTTTATGGGCTGTATTGATACATGTGACTGAAATGCAGTCCGATGTATGTTTTAAAGACGTTTTTGCGTGTCGAGTTTAAAGCGCGTATCTGGAAGAGTTTGGCTTTTTATGACCAGAGTCCCAGTCCTCACACTCCTATAAAACACACACCTAAACTCCTGAtctctttattttactgtttaaactGCCTGAGACATTTCATCTCTGTTCCTAATTTATATAATTCGACACTGACTTCTGGTCTACAGTGTACACAGCTACTGTTCTTCCTCCTGATAGAGTGATGATCAGCACGGAGACAGTTCCTGCAGAGggaatgtctgtctgtctgactttctgtctgtctgtcactttATATCTTCTAAAGATCGCGCATTGCAAAGCTTTTTGATCGGACGTACGGTTTGGCCGTTTTTTGCCAATTTTTTTGCCCAAAACACTttataatctgatttatgcaaatatgctacttagcaaccgcctaacaacaccctagcaaccacttagaaacgccacagcaaccacctagcaacacattagcaacaacttagcaaccacttataaacaacatagcaaccacctagcaatcaccatggataccatagcaacaccttagcaaccacttagaaacaacatagcagccacctaggaatcaccacggataccatagcaacaacatagcaaccttcacagataccatagcaaccgcttatcaacatcttagcaactaccacagacaccatagctaCACCATAGTAACCCccacggataccacagcaacaccttaacaacctccgggaaacaccttagcaatcattTTAGCACCTACCTAGCAACCTCTTGGCAACCACCATAGTGAGCGGATGGAGCAGATGCACTGCGTTtgcttcaggaaatgcacttttctagtttaattAAGTGATGCTTTTTACAACACCAGATTGGTTTACATCAGTATACACCCCTGAACTTCCTGTATGCTGCCATTAACATACAAAAACATAGtttcaattttactattaatTTAGCCTTTGGattatttttgcatgttttatttttcctctttatCATATTATACGTTGTGCTTAGACTATTGTACCACATCCTTATCTATACTCCACTACAGAATTAGCCTAACAGCATTTCGCTGTACTGTTCAACCCTGTATTAGAGttttagattttggagcattactgctgatccatttttttttaaaagagataCAAATGTCATATAATTGTATGAATGtgcatatattttatttcttattgtatTTCTTTATATAGGTGACTTTCTGGCttttttcttctgtctctttagtTGAGACAGCAGAATGGCTCTCTGTGCTGCTGGTCGTCCACTCCAGAACACACGCAATGCATTGGGAAGGTTTTTTAAGCAGAGCAGCGCGTTCAGCTCAAACACTAGTAACCCTCAGGAGGAAGAGATTCGACAGAAACTCCGGCAGTTTTCAGGAGGGTCTATAGATCTTCAGAAGCAGGAGTCAGGCATTGCAGTGATGACAGTCAATAATCCTGCCCTCATGAATGCCTTCTCAGGTACATAGTGTGACATGCCATTTGATCTTAACTACTATTGTGAGCTGGAATATTCAGCATTGTGTATCTGTTCAGTATTGTCCTGCTGTCTCTTTTGCAGGAAGTATGATGATAGAACTGGAGgagcgagtgagtgagttagAGACATGGACAGAAGGAAAAGGCCTTATTGTCAAAGGATCAGCAGGAACATTCTGCTCGGGATCTGATCTGAATGCAGTCAGAGCAACATCCAAACCAGAGGTATAATCCTTAAGTAACTGATATCTACATAACCAGCATTGTACCTGATAAGTAGTGTTcatatatctatattatatatctatattcaTATATCTCACTGCAGAGTTCTAAGATTGAGAACTTGATTAAAAGCATTTTAGCAAAGGTTTCAAGTAACTAAATGCAAgtactttgttactttacttaagtagaggTTTTGGTTATCTatgctttactggagtaattattttacttttttcaactttttacttctacttcttacattttcacacagttatctgtcttttctattccttacattttaaaaacagatttgttactcctattttattttagcatgttttaatTCCGActtttcattgttaaaaaaaatatattcagatAAATTACTCAATTCTGATAGAGTGAATTCAATTGTGGTCGgatgagaaatataaacatataacattCTGATACCCTGTTAGTTTATATATTGGTgcgtgatccatcacacctgcttATGATGCATCACACTCCTGCAAggacttctttaatatatttttattgtactaaaatgaattaaaaatctatatttctaCCAGAGTAATGAATTTGAATGCTTTTGACAcctttgcatttttggtattgatgAATTACATTTGTATAGTATCTTAGATATCCATATTTTTTCCATGCATGCACATTTTTATACACACATATGCAGGAATTTCTGTCTGTACACGTTTTTGCATCCATGTTTCTGAGTAATGGAACAAGCAGAGCACCAGCGTGTTGGAAATCTTACAGAAGGCAGAGCCAATGCATTTAGAGGAAAGCTCTTTCTGGCAAGTTAGCGTgcaaggtctaatagtgggtgccagatggatgggacattcctaTTATGAAGTGTGTGATCATTTAAAATTCCTCAAACCACAGCGTTATGTTTGTAAATGTAATACATGCTAAACAGACGGGCGATTCAATGCAGGTCATTCATTAGAACCATGGGACTTGGCAAAAGTCATTGGACTTGCTACTAGTTCTATGTACTGTGTGGAGTGTAGCAGCCAGGTAGAATTTGGCAATTTCCTGTTGAATCAATTAAAAAGTATAGTTGTGTAATATAACAAAAACCCTGCTCTGTGCAACAGTGGTTCATGAGctaataccatattttttttcatccTTTTAGGATGGTATGAAAATGTGCATGTTTATGCAGAAGACTCTAACAAGACTGCTTAGGTGGGTCTacgtcatgtttttttttttttccagaaataggACTAAACGTTATATCAAAACTTACCTTTGTCTCTTAGTTTAGGTTGCCTCTCATCTCTGTGGCTCTAGTTGAAGGAAAGGCATTGGGTGGAGGTGCAGAACTCACTACTGCCTGTGACTTCAGGTAAAAATacccatttacatttttatttatagcaTTCAGCTAACACTTTTATTCCAGAAAGACCAGGAATCAAACCCCAGTTTAACAGATACTTTATTAATACCACTGATTTTATCACTTTGATATTCACTTTGGACATAGAGTGTATGTGACAGTAGTAtgatcagatatgaagctgttcCTGGTTGTACTGacaatgaaaaaaacatgtttctgcTGGCAGATTGATGACATCTGATGCTGTGATCCAGTTTGTCCATAAACACATGGGCTTGGTGCCTGGATGGGGTGGTGCTGCAAGGCTTGTCCAGATCGTTGGAAGCCAGAATGCCCTACAACTGCTTGCTGGTGCAAAGAAAGTTGATCCACAGTTGGGAAGGCAAATTGGACTAGTTGATGAGGTGCTGAGTTTATCCCTTGCTTCAGAAAATTCCCTAATGGAGGCAGAAAAGTGGCTGAGTCAGTTCACAAAGGGATCGGCTCCAGTAATCAGGGCTGTGAAGAAAGTGGTGGTGTCTGGAAGAGAGCTTCCCTTGGAGGAGGCCCTGAGAACTGAAAAAGATATATTTGGGACTGTTTGGGGTGGGCCGGCCAACCTTGAGGCTTTGGCacgaaaaacaaaacacaagtaaataaaactatgcggatgtttaaaataatttgtcATGTTGTCTGTTTGATCACTGTATTTTATCTGTATATCTATACATGAAACTTAAGACAAAAGTTGGGAACACAAGAGTAAACACAGCCTTTAAACAAGGTTTGAGCCATGCTATGACTACAAAACACTTCTGAGATAGTAAGAATAaaaaaggcgcactatcaataaacgcctATCTATATaaagattataagacacattttaaaaagacactataaggaacttctactttagcaggtctcaccgctggagGGTTGTGGGGGGGTAGgatgttggatgttaatctacacagatttctctcctgaaaactgtttatttgggtgagtaaagtgcttttttagcgctattttcagtaagcttagattcctgaatttctgcagcactaggctggagcattagcattagcagctaaccgctccaGAAGTGCTaatcagggttagcagcaggctacaggcccataatacatttaattaatagtaaatacatTTCATTTAGCTGACGGAGTAATTACTGATGGTAACATTCCCCTGGCCTATTTTCCTAAATCTGGGCATTTACTATGCTTAGGGTATCCAAAACTTTACAGAACACACtgatgattttaataattatttgtaaTGTTCTATTAGGCATTAGCTGCATtaggatttgtttttttatgtttgattagGTACAAAGTGTGCTACTGTGTTATTGCCTCtcaatataaaacagtaaaatactgtGTATTTGTATCTgtcataaaataaacatttgtcATGAAGAAAATGGTCACACTTATAAGGCATATTATTGTATTGCAATGGTGtgcacttttttttctgattgcggtcatttatttaaattgatttgAAGTTGGAGCTTATGTAAAAACTGGTGATTAATTAAAACTTTGTGCTTTTTTTCCAAGCACTCCTAGAAAGATCTGAGTTCCTATGGGATTCTTGATTATGATGCACACTAtcaggcaaaagtttggacacatgttaaattcagagttttttcattatttgaataATCAAATCATCAGTGATGATGATTAtcgtgatcagtgatggtttggagagacatgtcatctgctggtgttggtccactgtgttatatcaagtccagtcagtgcagtgtttttccagaaaatcttacagcatttcatgcttcatgcggatttcattttccagcaggacttggcgcacacTGCCATAAACActaactaatatttaaattttgtgattttttttctgacactgattttttggaGTTTTCAGtggccataatcattaacaataaaagatataaacgcttaaaatagatcactcggtatgtaatacatctgtataatatatgagtttcacattttgaactgaatatactgaaataaagtaacttttcaatgatattatcattttttgagatgcgcgTGTACATAACAGTGGAATACTAAGAGCGCACGCTTTCGATTGGCCCAGCAAGTCGATGTGAAAAAGCTTATTTGTCCTTTCGCTCTTGCCGTAGCCTCGTTTGGTGAACTATTTTGCTGTCTAGCCTGAGTGTTtagataaaaacctaaaaacataaaaccacagccgAGCTGAGAGAGTCAGTGTTTGGTCTGCTGCTGAACTGAGATCTCCCTGTGCTCTCCTGCGGGCTGCTCTTCATACAGTAAGTGCTTTTACAGTTTGTTGCGGGTTTAGACGGTTTGTTTTGAAGTGACACGCGGGTTCAGCGTGCTAACAGATTAGCCCCTGAGCTAACCAGCAGGTCCATGTCTCTGAACTGAAAACGCGCCCTGTCTGAGTTCAGACACATTTTAGACCAGGGGGACTTTATGATCCAAAACTTCACCCGATACAGATACAACTGCCAGAGTGAGACtctgtgatagatagatagatagatagatagatagatagatagatagatagatagatagtaggggtgtaacggtacagaaaattacacacctcggtataaaccccacggtttaGTACGTTTTAGGTACGTTTTCGCTACGGTTGGTGggaaaataaagaggctgggcattctgtaaaGCCTCACCGTTTGTTGACTTtataataacaatggaactttATTATAAGCATGTTTTGTCCTTTGGAATaaaatgttgtaacggggctcgagtacttttattaaatgcttgaaaccagggttctcccCTACTATCATcgtgagaggctccatcttttagatcttgttggaacaaacaaacaataagcctgattgtggcgctttattaaaaacaaaaacaacagcattactttaactgcttaaactacaaatatttttcctaagACTGTTTACAAAACCCACCTGGGGAAATCCATGCAGTTCCCAATCATAATCCATGCAGTTGCACACTAGAGACCCAGCACAGCTTGTTTTTCCAATGTGaggacaataaaaaaatgttggttaGACTACAATAAGCCCATTTAGACAAACTAGTGTAAACCCCAGATATTTTAAAGCTAGTTTCATGAGTACAGAGATCTGAGAGCCTGCAGACTAACACATGAAAAAACAAAGAGCTGTTGGTGGACTTGCGCAGGTCCAAATACTCTCCTCTGGTGCCTGTGGTCTTTTGGCATGCAGGGAACATTTCTGACAACTTTCTTCGATACAGTGGTGGCATCAAACATCATTTATGGAGAGGTTAACTGAAGCAGCAGCATCTCCAACACTGACAGGAAAAGACTGAAaatcatcaggaagtccagcCATGTATTGGGTT contains the following coding sequences:
- the echdc1 gene encoding ethylmalonyl-CoA decarboxylase isoform X1 — protein: MALCAAGRPLQNTRNALGRFFKQSSAFSSNTSNPQEEEIRQKLRQFSGGSIDLQKQESGIAVMTVNNPALMNAFSGSMMIELEERVSELETWTEGKGLIVKGSAGTFCSGSDLNAVRATSKPEDGMKMCMFMQKTLTRLLRLPLISVALVEGKALGGGAELTTACDFRLMTSDAVIQFVHKHMGLVPGWGGAARLVQIVGSQNALQLLAGAKKVDPQLGRQIGLVDEVLSLSLASENSLMEAEKWLSQFTKGSAPVIRAVKKVVVSGRELPLEEALRTEKDIFGTVWGGPANLEALARKTKHK
- the echdc1 gene encoding ethylmalonyl-CoA decarboxylase isoform X2; its protein translation is MALCAAGRPLQNTRNALGRFFKQSSAFSSNTSNPQEEEIRQKLRQFSGGSIDLQKQESGIAVMTVNNPALMNAFSGSMMIELEERVSELETWTEGKGLIVKGSAGTFCSGSDLNAVRATSKPEFRLPLISVALVEGKALGGGAELTTACDFRLMTSDAVIQFVHKHMGLVPGWGGAARLVQIVGSQNALQLLAGAKKVDPQLGRQIGLVDEVLSLSLASENSLMEAEKWLSQFTKGSAPVIRAVKKVVVSGRELPLEEALRTEKDIFGTVWGGPANLEALARKTKHK
- the echdc1 gene encoding ethylmalonyl-CoA decarboxylase isoform X3, coding for MPSQYCPAVSFAGSMMIELEERVSELETWTEGKGLIVKGSAGTFCSGSDLNAVRATSKPEDGMKMCMFMQKTLTRLLRLPLISVALVEGKALGGGAELTTACDFRLMTSDAVIQFVHKHMGLVPGWGGAARLVQIVGSQNALQLLAGAKKVDPQLGRQIGLVDEVLSLSLASENSLMEAEKWLSQFTKGSAPVIRAVKKVVVSGRELPLEEALRTEKDIFGTVWGGPANLEALARKTKHK